TTCTCATAAGACACAGACCCCTTATAACGAGACACATTTATCAGGAATCACGACATAAAGCAGCACTGGGAGAGTAAACAAGAGCGTGTTGGAGTATGAAGACTAACTGGTTAGgaaggagttttatttttatcaaagaaaaacatgcttcTTTACAATAATAGAAAAttgaataaatcatttaattaaaaaaaaaaaggttattagTAGCAGCCAAGTTCATGTCAATAACAGGgttaaaaccagaaaacttgctaacgGGTTTTTGAGTTGAAGCATTTTAAAGGTTGACAGAAAACTGGAAAGTATTACTATGTAgcaatacctaaacaccaactacaacGTCCTAAAAATGGCAGAcattaaacaaacaacaaactcaaacaaataaacaaagcttagcctggtgggggcgcAAGTTAAACCTGgaggcccgccaggcttataatgcaCTGAGGGGAAACCCTGACAATTAACTCTGGTAATAAAATGGAGATGAAAACAGAATAGATGTTTTGCCTGCATGTTAGATgtattcaaaatataaaattagttaatatcaaaataaaattaaaaaaaaagtagaaaagttcCAAAACCTGAAGAAAATCTACAGGTTTCGGTTTGCTAAACTAATTGGAACTGTTTGCGGCGGTGGGTAGAGACTATATAACAGTCTGTGTGAGCCTGGCATGAAACAAGGCATAaatataacaacaaataaagcagAATTTAAAAGCCACACAAttgaaatcataaataaaacataaatcattgAGCTCATTTAATTGtgtattgtgacaggcttaggTCAATACGTCGTAAGGAAAGTCTCCTCCACCACCACAGCTGATAGAAACGTCAAttctactaataataataataataataatgtcatgaataataaagaaaaatgggtttggatcatttgaatGACATCTTATGCAAGTAGGCCAAAAAGAACTGAAGTCTGCAGACAATTTCTAAGGGTTAATTTTATGAGACGTCcgtcaaaacaaaacaccacaaTAAGTGGAAATAGTCAAAACAGCATTTTTgacattaatctaaaaatgtgtgaatatgTTCAGAGTCTGGATGTCatttctgacggcatttctgTGAAGCGCTCACAAGTTCCAGGACTACATTCCCTGGCGACTGATGATGTTACTAGAAACCTGGCCCACATCCAGAGGAAGATGTGACACATCCTAGTAGTATTCTCCTGACTAACACTCCTGTCACAGCAATGTGAGAGGGATAGCAGCTGTCTGACCGGGCAGCCTGTGGACAAACAGCTGGATAGCCACGCCCTTCCGTCTCCAGGACAACCGGTCAGACCTGATCAGGTCAGGATTTCACTATCACACCTTGTCAAATCTTTCTATCCGACTCAAGCAGATATAAATGCTGGAAAGTTGTGGTTAAATGGGCAATATTAGACTGGAGTTCCTGCATCTTTAACTTAAAGTAAGTTTATTAGTCTAGCAGTCCTCGGAATGATGCAATTGGGAGGCCAAACCATgataaacaaccaaaaaaaaaaaacaagaaataaagaaatcgGCCTCTGTGTGAGCTGTCGGTCCCCCACCCTATCGGTTCACTTCTATTACTGTGATGCACATCTGCTGCAATAATTGAGTACACTAATAAAGCAATTCTAAAGACtcatttgaatatattttaaggTTCTGCATTGCATCTTAAATCAGCGGTGTAGTCGTGGGATCACAGCGGTTTATCTGCTGCCAACCACAGCTCAGCAGAGATTAGTCAGACTACATATCCTTCATCGATAGCTGCCTAATCTCCCTGATCGCGACGATTGATTTCGCGGCCCATTTATCGTTgttcttattattttattctaaccTTTGGTGATGAGGGAAAGTGGCTAGCTAGTGACCTGCGGAGCTacagcacacacacccacctTAACGTTGTTGAAAATGTAAAGCTAATTGTTGTACATGTTAATAAGGTTAATAACACTCAAACCTGCCACTTGTTGACTTAGTTTCAAACCAGACGCCCTGAGAGTGCCTCATTTTCGCCTTAGCAGAGGAAAGCTATAAAAGAGCGCTAGCAATAGTTAGCCTAGCATCAGCTCGCCCAGTCAGGGATGCCCGTCTTAAACCTGAACCAAAAATTGCGTTATAATAACATACCTGGACATAGTTGCTTTCGCAGTATTCTGCTACTCTTTCCAAGTTGGTGAAGCTGTCTAGAAGAGCGCCTCGTCCTGCTGGAATCTCCTCTTCCAGAAGCATTTGTAGCTCCGCCATTTTCACATCTTTTGGCAGAGCGGGATGCAGGGCTCGGCAGCGCCGCCAGCGGCCGCGTGTGGTACTGGAAGGGCTGTCCCAGAAGCAGGGCTTCCCACGATGATTCATGTTTAAAATAGAAGTTTCCACACTGACACACGGAGATGGACTATGCAAAATTAATCGTTTTCAATTCTATTTCTTTCTTATAAACTTCCATTGATGTTTGAATATTGGGTAATAAGTTTGAGTTGCAACGCAGTTCCCcaacttgtaaaaatgtgcagtTCACCACACTTCATATTTGTTTATGCTTGTAATAATCAAGCAAGTAGGCAGAGTCATGTAAAGTTATTAGAAGGTACGTTTGCAAAtccataaataaacaaatattttgtaaaattaaataaaagactacaacaaaaacaatattttctgttcaaatttattaaacaaGAGGCcttaaaaagtgaaatgaaaatatccAAATGTTGTAAGGCTCTAATGTTTGGCCTAAGGCAGCAATAAAAATTATGATTACCAATATTATAAACATctgccaaaaataaatcatgttaaaaaaaacattttcacatagtttctactgattaaaaaaaattattttgtattaattttgacaaaattaaatagTTACAAAATAGGACAACTGTGGAAAGTCATATTTCTACGactaataaaaagacataaaattagttgtttaaaaaaaaaaacaaagggaaaaaaaaggctcaTTTTGTGGATCCAGAAAAAGGAAGAGCTGAAGGGGTAAAGTTATTTGTCTTCTCCACAGATGATTTACATAATCGTTGATAAAGATATACTTTCTTGCTCAAGAACAGATCGACCAAATTTTGGAaagccactagatggcagtgttTGTTACAGTGTgctcctttaaaaataaaacttcatagCTCTTGCCTTCAGAGCTCGCCCATTCATGAAGTAGAAATTTATTTGGCTACAGGTTAGAAAAGTCCTGAAAGTCTCTGGTCCTTACAACAGGTTCAATTAAGAGCTTCATTTTAAACCACAGCTGTAATACTTTGCTGGTAAATTCTCACTTAAATTGATTGTTTTCTAAGAGCATGATGCGTTAGTTGCTGGGCTCTTGTAGactattttcagctttttctacTGCTGACGGTGATCCAGGTTTCGTCCTTGGGTGTGGACACCAGCTCAGATTTGACTTCTGCCACTTGATCTTTCAGCTGGTGAAGCTTCAGCTGTCGCACCAACGTGCTGAGTAGGACTGTAGCTACAGTGTAAGCAAacctaccaaaaaaaaaaacaatttagccAAATATTAAACCACAATCTTCTGACAAAAGCTGAGTCACAGAAACGTGAAACTACCTGAGTTCCGGACACGTTTGGTTCCCTGAGAAGCCGAGTAGGCAGAAACTCTTCCTCGCAGGTTCTTCCTCAAATCGATCTGGATCAAACCTGATAAATATAGAATAATGTttaatttgcgcaattttatcTCCAATAGTGAAGCTAATTTGTAGATACAGCCAATGGAATAAACCAAGTACCCTTGGAGCAAACAGCTTATAGAACCACCTCTGAAAAAGAAGTTGCCAGAGTGAGACTCCTTGTGGCACACCTTGGGCAATGTCTAAACATTGGTGCCCACAGAAAATTTGCTCATCAAatagtcagaaaaaaattaagtataCCCCATGAACTCTCAGTAGTTGTCTCTTTTTTGCCATATTGCCTTTGCTTGTTGAGGATTACACACCTTCCTTTTTCTGCAACGCTGCGTTTCAATCACCATGAATCTTCTTCAACCACTAAAGTAGATTTGCTGCCATGTTTGAGATTACCGTCCAGTTGATGACCCAGTTAGGAACAAACTTCTAAATGGAACCTTTCCTAAAAGATTTCCGCTTAGGACTCTTCTCTGCTGTAAAATGATAACCTTTAAATAATTTGGAAATTATCCCTGAATTTGTACAAATTGACAAAGCATCAAGAGTTGCTTCTCTTAAGGTCATTACTGGTGTCTTTCTGCCTTGtgtaagcacacacacacacacacacacacccacacacccacccccacccacacacacgtgTACTCCAGGCCAATAATAACTGTGTTTCCGTTGGCCATacaattgtgcaaattggaattacaaaagtaaattggcttaatggaaacacaccaattttggggaaaaaaataagtaaataaaattcaataaaaagtttcataTCACAtaatcaacaaccggatgttagtgatggcagaaaagacaaagacgacgacaggaagcgGTAGGAcgatgatgttttttttaacgaCTTATCGCACgagcaaacttattcacatgtgattttaactgtGTTTCTTATTTGCTGGAAATGCCGCAGTTGCGAAAGTGCGGCGACACTAGCTGAGTACGCAACGTTTTAGTAGTAAAAGCAAAGTAAAGACTCCTGCTTTTACAGAGGTGGTCACTTAGATGCAGCAAAGTTGTACTCAGTTTTTCCATATTAAGAATCAGAGATATTTTAGTTAACTACAGGTTGAACCTGTAGGGGGCGCTCCATGTGTCTGCATCCTGAAGGATTACTCCCAGGGCGTAGATTACCAAAGTCTGAAAGTGAATACATGAAACGTTTCTGTTACTTCCTCCTATTGTGGCCACAAGCTGGACACCTAAAGAAAGTTGATACCTCTTTAGGGATCACATGTTGATCCACTTTGCCCTCCACTTCCTGAAGTCGAGCAGCTACGGGGGTCAGCTTGGCGGTCCTTACTGTCTCATTGAGAACCTGCTGGCAGTATCTTCCCAAAGAGAGACAAGATTAAACTCAGCAGCTGTTTTTCTTAAGCATCCTACATATGAAGGATGATACTAAAACTGGAACGGGACGGGTCTCACCTGAGCTGAGGAATCTTGTCTAGGGAAACCGGATCAGAACCCAAAACATCTTGTAACTCCTGGTAGAGTTTGTCTTGGACTTCTTTGGACGTGGACAGGAAGTGAAGCGCCCAGATGCACACTGCcgaaacaaaacagcatttttcCTTTGGGAAACTTTTTTATGGGGCAAAGCAGTCATTTCTGCTACGAGTTAACTGTCAGGATAATTTCTCGCTTACAGTTAGCAGTGATGACGCATCCAGCCAGAGTGAAGACCATGCAATCCTCCATGACCTAAAACAccgaaatacaaaaaaaaattataatttcatgAGGTTCTCCATCAGTttaagttttttggggggggttttaAGCTAACAAAGATTCCACCTGTCGTTCTGTGAGACTGGACTGAAGAAGAGCATCCACAAACGCCGTCTGTTTCCTCTGGGCCTTCCTCTCCTTCACCACTGACAGAAGCATGGATTCCATCTCTGACAAAGCTGAtcaaaggttttcaaaaaaaaaatcatttatggttaaaacaaaaagaaaaatatccaaaacaataacaataaaatgtaaaatcctgcgtagaaagaaaaaattaacagaTCCAATCTTGCGTCTAAATCGTCCTCCTGGTTTTGAAGATGAGTAAAGAATGTACATAGTTGTAGTTCCCAACTCTGCCACTAGATGTCTCCAAACCCCTCTTATGTGCATGGATTGACAATAAAGTGAATGAAATTCTCCGTGTTGAATTTAGATTCAAACCCATCAAAAACTAGACGATGATTACATTTTGatatgttttcacttttttttttttttttttacataaactcTCATTTTAGCAGAATACGGTTCCTGAAATGCAACAAGTACATGTTGCTGTTTTGGttatttgttcaattttttttgGTGAATTTTATCAACAATGCAAGACTGAAAAAACGTCACTTCCTACTCAgtgtgttttaattaatttttctgttCAAGTTTACAAGAATGTGGGTGaagcagcaaaataaataagccAATCAGGAAGCCCCAAACTTATAGAGAATTCAAAGCTGTTGGCTTCCTAATTTTTGCACACGGAGTCAATCAAAAGTTTTGTCAAAACATCATCACAGACTGAAAGTAGATCACAACAAAGTTCAATGATTGAACTCACCCTTCTCATAATGAACTTTCCTACTGGAGCTCTTCTCCAAGGAGCCGTCCATGTAGCCCTTCCCAATTTCAGACCAGATCTGGCAGAATCAGAAAAAACACTTTATCAATTTtgattcaaagaaaaaaaagaaaaaattcaaatgattCTCACCGCGTCGTGGTTCTTGCGGAAGGAGATGATTTCGGCGTCATCTTTGAAGCGCTCGCCCAGACCCAGCTGGGTGACGGTCTTCAGGGCCAGACCCAGCAGGTGGGCACACAGCGGGGTGTGCTGAGCCTCCGGGAATGACTTCCACTTTCCCACAAGTTCCTCCGCCACCTAGACAAAACCTCCTGGTCAGCGGGTCTCCTTTGATTTGAGGCGAGCCTCATTTAAAGCGAGCCGGACGAACCTTGAGCACGACTGGGAAGTTGTTCTTCAGGCTGTTATTGATGGCACCTTCATATAATTTCTTTCTAACCACTGACTCGTTGGGCCCACCTCCCATCCCCGGGGGGTATCCGAGCAGCGACTTCAACATGGTCTCAAAGGAGTCGGCTGAAAATCCGAAAAATGGGAAGAGTTTAGGTATTCACATGGACAAAAGACACTCATTTTGAGTGTGACGTCCTTACTGGTGTGATTGGGGTTGATGTGCTGCTTGAGCTGGTTCACAGAACCCAGGCTGACCACCGGCCGCCCGCCGAACCAGAAGGACGCCACGGATCCAAACTCCTGATGCAGGTTAACAAGGAACTCGTGCAGACTGCCTTGGTTGATGATGTCCTGCAAGTTTCCATCCCTACAGAATGGAAAGAAGAAGACAGAACATTTGTCTGTTTATGCAGCTGCCTTCAGAATTGTCAACTGTACAAATAAGTAAACATATATTTACATGCACCGTTTCATAGTTAAGCAGTTGTCCATGACTTACTGTGTCATATGATTATGTAGGAAATTagcaaaatggaaaagacaaaaacatacttttcaacTTGTTTAAATATGCATAGTCTGATAAGAACAGAACAGTAATTACTAATATGTACCAAACTAAATATAACTTACTTCTCATCTGTGGGGTACAGACCAGGGACACCAGAGGCCCTTCTGGACGactgaaaacatgtttagaaGAACCAAGTGAACATATCATGGCGATTTCCATTTGAATGTTGTTCATTTTAAGCCTATTATTTTCCGTCTAAGGGAGTCCAAGCTCTTTAAGACAAACAATTTATCATGCAAACAGATATTTGTGCTTCCTAAAAATCGGCTAACAAATTATACACTTTTCAAGTTTTAAAGTGTTCATATCTACGCGTGTTTCACCTTTTTGGCTGAAACCATAACTCAGAAAACTGTGGCTTTATGCACTAAATTTGTAGCGagttgaataaaatgaatgCCGATTATGAGGTAACATTACACAATGTATGGATTTGTAAAACTGTTACACATCAGCCATTGCAATTTGCAAAAATCTGTAGATGTTTTAAAATCgagtgttttgtgtttgcagtCTGCCCTAAGGATAGCAGCCTGCTAAATGCTAACTAACTTTAACTAATCTGGGGCTTACCGGGTACAAATAGAGAACAGCTCCGACCAAAATGATGACAAACGTGACCGCGAAGATGGCAAAGTCCAACATGGCCGCGCTGTTACCTTTTATTCGTGTATGTTTTTAAGTTTGCGTCCAAATGTTGCCAGTTACCACGTCAACGTTGCACATCTGTGTGCGACTGCACCGCCTAGCCACAGCAAGAAGACCAAAGTAATCGAGTATGGGTTTATAGAAGTTCacggatttaaaaaaaaaaaaattttttatcttgacatttgagtaaaatgtttcaaatttacTAATAATACTTTTGTCTTAATGAAAATAATCGAAAACTCATAACAACTTAAACTTAAACTCAacttaaaaacttgttttaatatCTTGATCTTGACATGAGTATTTGATCTCTATAtgatggagtattagggccacacaaataaaataaaaataaaaaactagaatgaaatcataatattacgaaaataaagtcgtaatatacTTGACCTACCCACCTCAGTTTATATTTgtaagacaaaataaatctttaaatattgtaattttagtctgttttcagctttgtttcttatagtgagtaaataaataataataattttaaaaacatgttattagttatttttatttcaatgatcCCAGAAAATGCGTCTGGACATCTGCTgttcagtggattttatttcataaatattttatcagacaTAAAGAAGAGCCATCATTGGATTACTTTAAACTCTATATTTTAAgagacaaacacatttaaaaaatacaacaaaaaatcatCTCTAATACAATCACAGATGTAAACAATGTTGCAGTAAGAAGAGATTAACAgttgctccttttttttctttttttcagccagTTATTTCTGGTTTGTCCTCCGGCCTTGCCGGCTCAACCTCCATCGCCCTCAGATAACCTAAAGAAAACACGACATGATCTGTGATTTCACTGGAATTCAAACAGTTTGCCAACGTTGTCTTTCCTTCTCACCCTCGGTGTAGTCTGTCTCCGGCCTGGTGGCGATAAAGATCCACGCCAAGCCCACCAGCAGAGCCACCACCAGGTTGACGGTCACCCACGGGTGGAGGATCTGGTGCTCCGACCCTTGAGGCCTGCAACAGGAACAGAGGAAACCGGGGAATGTAATCCTGGCCTTTACGTTCGCTCCGTAATGTCAGGATTATCTGAGTCGTCGCACCATATCGTTGTGTTGGAGGACGCGTAGAGGTTGATCCGATCGCTGGTCATTTGCTGACTCAGAGAAAGAATCAATGCAGAGAAATACACTGtgtgggaaaaacaaaacagagtgTGGGGttaaagcaaacagaaacaacaaggATCAATAATCTCTGAATGGACGTGGATTTACAGAACGAAGCCAGAGCCACTGGATCCAGAGTGATGATCTGCCGCAGAGCCACCGGACCTTTAGCCAGGTTCACCCTGacaacagaaaagcaaaaacaaaaaataaatcattcttTTTCAGGCGTATGTTCATATTTTGGTGAACATCGGACCCATCTGGACAGATTGTTCCTAATCTGATCAAAACATGTGGTTCTAGTTAAAGTGTCACTAGAATTTCTTTAACTGGTTCATGCTTGTACGACGGCGTATCAGGACAGTTGtagacagaagaaaaataatcagacattttgagattaatctcagaaattttctagcaaaaacaaagacagctATGAGTTCAAAAAGTCAGGcgtgctgtaaaaaaaaaaaaaaagcagaacttttGAGGTTAATCTCAGAGATTTCCTAGAAagaaaacgtggaaatttcAAAAGTCGAAAAGTTTCAACTTTTGAGAGAAATTTTCCCAAAAAACTTTCATTTGCAAAGTGCTGTTCCATTTGTTCTCTCTCTAGTCTTTGTTCTTAAAACTTCAGAAAACtaagaaaggtaaaaaaaaaaaaagaaaaaacacgtTTCATGAGATATGACCGTAAAGTGAAGTTGgctctttttcaaataaaaagataaggaaaaaaaaaagaaattgggaAGGTGGTGAAAAACttatttccaaatatttcattttttctcctctaaaaaaaagaaacattcctTCATTTTTCACAGCAAGAAACCTCATCTCTTCGGAATAAAAGCCCTTTTATGATAAAAGACGTTTTCTTAAGTGACTCATCTGACTTTTTGTAAAGTgtagactcttattttgaaagggaTTCCTCCTGGTTCACCTGTCGAAGGAGGCGACGGTGCAGATGGCCAGCAGCATGTAGAGCAGGGCCTGTGAGGGGTAGGCCAGGCCGTGGTACTGCTCCAGCAGGTTGCGCAGAGCGGTGAGGTGCTGCCCGGCCAGCATGTAGACCACCACCACGTTCCACACGGCGTAGCCGGCCAGGAAGCCGTGACAGAACAGACCGAACaccctaaataaataaataaatagaacgGAGGAGAAGCATTGAGGAGGATGCAGGAGAGGTGAAGGCTGAGTTCTCCGGGTTTCCCCCCGCCTGACCGGAAGCCTTCGTGCACTCGGACGGAAACGTCTCTGGTGGTCCAGAGCGGCGGCATGTGCTGCAGCTCGGCCGCGCCGTCCATCTGCTCGCCCGTCGTCCTCCAGT
This region of Xiphophorus hellerii strain 12219 chromosome 24, Xiphophorus_hellerii-4.1, whole genome shotgun sequence genomic DNA includes:
- the LOC116715614 gene encoding LOW QUALITY PROTEIN: transmembrane protein 237B-like (The sequence of the model RefSeq protein was modified relative to this genomic sequence to represent the inferred CDS: deleted 2 bases in 1 codon) codes for the protein MDGGDGKSIRFRELPPLPKRGQRALPTMSSQDTADFPAPKRKKKKPRKDANGEGDVDDQEMEMGGLGSRRASEVGDHLTLEATTDAPTQRKRKKKKATSTDLEDNQADLVNGDTGDQTTDGEEVVKKTKKKKRSKVAESPLPDEFCVEEDDIINDSCSPIPQQALFSAPQGQSQPVGKLFVERTKRFQAAERSDWRTTGEQMDGAAELQHMPPLWTTRDVSVRVHEGFRVFGLFCHGFLAGYAVWNVVVVYMLAGQHLTALRNLLEQYHGLAYPSQALLYMLLAICTVASFDRVNLAKGPVALRQIITLDPVALASFCKSTSIQRLLILVVSVCFNPTLFCFSHTVYFSALILSLSQQMTSDRINLYASSNTTIWPQGSEHQILHPWVTVNLVVALLVGLAWIFIATRPETDYTEGYLRAMEVEPARPEDKPEITG
- the cyp20a1 gene encoding cytochrome P450 20A1, with the protein product MLDFAIFAVTFVIILVGAVLYLYPSSRRASGVPGLYPTDEKDGNLQDIINQGSLHEFLVNLHQEFGSVASFWFGGRPVVSLGSVNQLKQHINPNHTTDSFETMLKSLLGYPPGMGGGPNESVVRKKLYEGAINNSLKNNFPVVLKVAEELVGKWKSFPEAQHTPLCAHLLGLALKTVTQLGLGERFKDDAEIISFRKNHDAIWSEIGKGYMDGSLEKSSSRKVHYEKALSEMESMLLSVVKERKAQRKQTAFVDALLQSSLTERQVMEDCMVFTLAGCVITANLCIWALHFLSTSKEVQDKLYQELQDVLGSDPVSLDKIPQLRYCQQVLNETVRTAKLTPVAARLQEVEGKVDQHVIPKETLVIYALGVILQDADTWSAPYRFDPDRFEEEPARKSFCLLGFSGNQTCPELRFAYTVATVLLSTLVRQLKLHQLKDQVAEVKSELVSTPKDETWITVSSRKS